DNA sequence from the bacterium genome:
CATTTTTTCATGGGCACAGTTATACCGGTAATCCTTTGGGGTGTGCCGCGGCACTTGCAAATTTAGAGGTTTTCAGGAAGGAAAATATTATTGAAAAGTTAGGCCCGAAGATTAACTGTTTTACAAAACTTTTGGAAAAATTCCGGGCACTTGAACATGTGGGAGACATTCGCCAGTGCGGAATGATGGCTGGGATTGAACTTGTGAAAAATAAAAGTTCAAAAACTCCTTATTTGTGGGAAGAGAAAATTGGGATTAAAGTGACAGAAGAATCCCGGGAAAACGGGCTTATTATACGGCCATTGGGGAATGTTATTGTATTAATGCCGCCCCTTTCTATTTCAAGAAATGAATTAAAATCAATGATAGATATTGTTTTTAAAGCGATTAAAAAAATAACGAATGGGGAATAACTCCCCCTTTATCCCCCTCTTTTAAAAAGAGGGGGCGGGGGGAGTTGGGGTTTATTTATGCCAGGTGTATTTATAACAGGGACTGATACGGGTGTCGGCAAGACCATAATAAGCGCGGCATTAGCTTTTAGCTTGAAAAAGAAATCCGTTAATGTGGGTGTTATGAAACCTGTTGCGAGCGGCGGCATAAAAAAGGGCGGCCGCTTTGTTTCACAAGACGCAGTTCTATTGCGGAAGGCGGCTTCTGTGGATGACCTGGCAGGGCTTATTAACCCCGTCTGTTTTAAGAATCCGCTCGCTCCATATCCAGCCTCTTTAATTGAAACCCGTGGACTCAATTTAAAAAAAATATTTTTATCATATAGAAAACTGAGTATTAAACATGAATTTATGGTTGTTGAAGGGATAGGCGGCGTCCTTGTCCCGATAAAGAAAAATTATTTTGTTATTGACCTGATAAAAAAAATGAATTTGCCTGTAATTGTAGTGTGCCGCACGGGTCTTGGCACCATTAATCACACGCTTTTAACTGTAAATATTTTAAGAGCAAATAACATTAAAATATTATGTCTTGTTTTTAATAAGATGTCATCTGAAAAAGACCTCTCTGAAAAAACTAATGCCCGAATAATAGAAAATATTACCGGATTGAAAGTCATAAAATTTCCATTCCTGCATTTAAAAAAAATAAAATAATTGATTGATT
Encoded proteins:
- the bioD gene encoding dethiobiotin synthase, whose amino-acid sequence is MPGVFITGTDTGVGKTIISAALAFSLKKKSVNVGVMKPVASGGIKKGGRFVSQDAVLLRKAASVDDLAGLINPVCFKNPLAPYPASLIETRGLNLKKIFLSYRKLSIKHEFMVVEGIGGVLVPIKKNYFVIDLIKKMNLPVIVVCRTGLGTINHTLLTVNILRANNIKILCLVFNKMSSEKDLSEKTNARIIENITGLKVIKFPFLHLKKIK